In Lachnospiraceae bacterium, one DNA window encodes the following:
- a CDS encoding MBL fold metallo-hydrolase, translating into MSNNFRIKTMVLGMVSTNCYLVYNNDTKEGVVVDPADNGAYILNKCSELGVTPVAVLLTHGHFDHIIGVPEVKRAFHLPVYASETEDAMLADTSLNLSCHLPGKQTSFHADVLVRDGDELELLGYKWKVIATPGHTSGSVSYYIPQEGVLLSGDTLFYESYGRTDLATGSSSDITDSLLNKLFVLPEDTMVYPGHGDPTTIGYEKEHNPIPYYR; encoded by the coding sequence ATGAGCAATAACTTCAGGATAAAGACTATGGTGCTTGGAATGGTAAGCACAAACTGTTATCTGGTCTACAATAACGATACAAAAGAAGGCGTAGTGGTAGATCCGGCAGATAACGGAGCCTATATTTTAAATAAATGCAGCGAACTGGGGGTAACACCGGTGGCAGTGCTTTTGACACATGGGCATTTTGACCATATTATCGGAGTGCCTGAGGTAAAACGGGCGTTCCACCTTCCTGTCTATGCTTCTGAAACAGAAGATGCCATGCTGGCAGATACGTCTTTGAACCTGTCCTGTCATCTGCCGGGAAAACAGACCAGTTTCCATGCAGATGTACTGGTCCGTGATGGGGACGAATTAGAACTTTTAGGATATAAATGGAAGGTGATTGCTACTCCCGGACACACATCTGGTTCTGTCAGCTATTATATTCCCCAGGAGGGAGTCCTTCTTTCCGGCGATACGCTGTTTTATGAGTCTTACGGCCGTACAGACCTGGCAACAGGAAGCAGCAGTGATATAACAGATTCACTTTTAAACAAATTATTTGTGCTTCCGGAAGATACCATGGTTTATCCGGGACATGGTGATCCAACTACCATTGGTTATGAAAAAGAACACAATCCTATTCCGTATTACAGATAG
- a CDS encoding bifunctional (p)ppGpp synthetase/guanosine-3',5'-bis(diphosphate) 3'-pyrophosphohydrolase, which translates to MGKEGTKEKLDIELEAPADFTSPEVLYQDLVKTIHKYHPSDDISMIEKAYKIAAQAHKDQKRKSGEPYIIHPLCVAIILADLEMDKETIAAGLLHDVVEDTVMTLDELTKEFGPEVSFLVDGVTKLTQLNWDKDKVEIQAENLRKMFLAMAKDIRVIIVKLADRLHNMRTGQYWKPEKQKEKARETMEIYAPIADRLGISKIKIELDDLSLKFLKPEVYYDLVEKVDLRKDAREAFVQSIVDEVKAHLDEAGIEATVGGRVKHFFSIYKKMLKQNKTLDQIYDLFAVRIMVDTVKDCYAALGVIHEMYKPIPGRFKDYIAMPKQNMYQSLHTTLIGSTGQPFEIQIRTYEMHRTAEYGIAAHWKYKESGSGQVAAGKEEEKLSWLRQILEWQRDTDDSKEFLSMVKGDLDLFSDSVYCFTPSGDVKTLPSGSTPIDFAYSIHSAVGNKMVGARVNGKLVPIEYQIQNGDRIEIITSQNSKGPSRDWLKVVHSTQAKNKINQWFKTQMKEDNIIRGRDAIDRYCKAKGINLSELSKPEFMEKVMKRYAFKDWDSVLASIGHGGLKEGQVINKMLEEREKKLKREITDTEVLDGIADTDGRSGEATVRKNKSGIVVKGLHDLAVRFSRCCNPVPGDEIVGFVTRGRGVSIHRTDCINVINLPEDERGRLIDAEWQVEENSSSTEQYSTEIQIFANNRIGLFADISKVFTEKQIDITSMNVRTSKQGRATIIMTFDIHGTEELNRITDKIRQIDGVLDIQRTTG; encoded by the coding sequence ATGGGAAAAGAGGGAACAAAAGAAAAACTGGATATAGAGCTTGAGGCTCCGGCGGACTTTACCAGTCCGGAAGTATTGTACCAGGATCTGGTAAAGACAATCCATAAATATCATCCTTCCGATGATATTTCCATGATCGAAAAGGCATATAAGATCGCAGCACAAGCCCATAAGGATCAGAAGAGAAAGTCCGGAGAGCCTTATATCATCCATCCTTTATGTGTGGCTATTATTCTGGCTGATCTGGAGATGGACAAGGAGACCATTGCAGCAGGACTTTTACATGACGTAGTAGAAGATACGGTCATGACACTGGATGAGCTGACTAAAGAGTTTGGACCAGAGGTTTCTTTTCTGGTAGACGGCGTTACAAAGCTGACCCAGTTAAACTGGGATAAGGATAAAGTGGAGATCCAGGCAGAGAACCTGCGAAAGATGTTCCTTGCTATGGCAAAGGATATCCGGGTCATCATCGTTAAGCTGGCAGACCGTCTTCACAATATGCGTACCGGTCAGTACTGGAAGCCGGAAAAGCAGAAGGAAAAAGCAAGAGAGACCATGGAGATTTATGCTCCTATTGCAGACCGTCTGGGTATTTCCAAGATCAAGATCGAATTAGATGACTTATCACTTAAATTTTTAAAGCCGGAAGTCTACTATGACCTGGTAGAAAAGGTAGATCTGCGTAAAGATGCCAGGGAAGCTTTTGTCCAGTCTATTGTAGATGAAGTAAAGGCACATTTAGACGAAGCAGGTATTGAAGCTACTGTAGGCGGCAGAGTAAAGCATTTTTTCAGTATTTATAAGAAAATGTTAAAGCAGAACAAGACTCTGGACCAGATCTATGATCTTTTTGCTGTTCGTATTATGGTAGATACGGTAAAGGACTGTTATGCGGCACTTGGCGTGATCCATGAAATGTACAAGCCGATCCCAGGTCGTTTTAAAGACTATATCGCTATGCCGAAGCAGAACATGTACCAGTCCCTGCATACAACTCTGATCGGCAGCACCGGACAGCCATTTGAGATCCAGATCCGTACTTATGAGATGCACCGCACCGCTGAGTATGGTATTGCTGCTCACTGGAAATACAAAGAGAGCGGAAGCGGACAGGTTGCCGCAGGAAAAGAAGAAGAAAAATTAAGCTGGCTGCGCCAGATCCTGGAATGGCAGCGTGATACAGATGATTCCAAAGAGTTTTTAAGCATGGTAAAGGGCGATCTTGATCTGTTCTCTGACAGCGTTTACTGCTTCACCCCATCTGGTGATGTAAAAACTCTTCCAAGCGGCTCCACACCTATTGATTTTGCTTATTCCATACACAGTGCAGTGGGAAATAAGATGGTTGGAGCAAGAGTCAACGGAAAACTGGTTCCTATTGAATATCAGATCCAGAATGGCGACCGTATTGAGATCATCACCTCCCAGAATTCCAAGGGGCCAAGCCGAGACTGGCTGAAAGTGGTACACAGCACACAGGCTAAAAATAAGATCAATCAGTGGTTCAAGACCCAGATGAAAGAGGACAATATCATCCGCGGCCGTGACGCCATTGACCGTTATTGTAAAGCAAAAGGCATTAATCTGTCGGAACTTTCCAAACCGGAATTTATGGAAAAGGTAATGAAACGTTATGCCTTTAAGGATTGGGATTCTGTTTTGGCATCTATTGGACATGGCGGCCTGAAAGAAGGCCAGGTCATCAACAAGATGTTAGAAGAACGGGAGAAGAAGCTAAAACGGGAGATCACGGATACAGAGGTTTTAGACGGCATTGCTGATACTGACGGAAGAAGCGGTGAAGCTACAGTCCGTAAAAATAAGAGTGGGATCGTGGTCAAAGGACTTCATGATCTGGCAGTGCGTTTCTCCAGATGCTGTAATCCGGTACCTGGTGATGAAATCGTTGGTTTTGTTACCAGAGGAAGAGGTGTTTCCATTCATCGTACAGATTGTATCAATGTGATCAACTTGCCGGAAGATGAAAGAGGAAGACTGATCGATGCAGAATGGCAGGTAGAGGAAAATTCTTCCAGCACAGAGCAGTATTCCACAGAGATCCAGATTTTTGCAAACAACCGGATCGGTCTTTTTGCAGATATTTCCAAGGTATTTACAGAAAAGCAGATCGATATCACTTCCATGAACGTGCGCACCAGCAAGCAGGGCCGTGCGACGATCATTATGACTTTTGATATCCATGGAACAGAGGAACTGAACCGTATTACAGATAAGATCCGCCAGATCGACGGTGTTCTGGATATCCAGAGAACCACCGGTTGA
- a CDS encoding adenine phosphoribosyltransferase, producing the protein MKKLEEYVRSIPDFPEPGIIFRDVTTILQDADGLHLAVDSIRNMLKDVDYDVVVGPESRGFIFGVPVAYAEHKGFVPVRKKGKLPCETVSVKYALEYGTAEIEMHKDSITPGQKVVIIDDLIATGGTTEAIIKLIEGLGGKVVKICFVMELAGLKGRALLKGYDVDSAIIYDGK; encoded by the coding sequence ATGAAAAAGCTGGAAGAATATGTAAGAAGCATCCCGGATTTCCCGGAACCTGGCATTATTTTCAGGGATGTAACCACCATCCTTCAGGATGCAGACGGCCTGCACCTGGCAGTGGACAGCATCCGCAACATGTTAAAGGATGTAGATTATGATGTAGTAGTAGGCCCTGAATCCAGAGGATTTATTTTTGGTGTGCCGGTTGCCTATGCAGAGCACAAGGGTTTTGTACCGGTCCGTAAAAAGGGCAAACTGCCATGTGAGACTGTTTCAGTAAAATATGCCCTGGAATACGGCACCGCAGAGATCGAGATGCACAAGGATTCTATTACTCCGGGACAGAAGGTGGTTATTATCGATGACCTGATCGCTACCGGCGGTACTACAGAAGCGATCATTAAGCTGATCGAAGGCCTTGGCGGCAAAGTAGTAAAGATCTGCTTTGTAATGGAATTAGCAGGCCTTAAGGGAAGAGCGCTTTTAAAAGGGTATGATGTAGATTCTGCCATTATTTATGACGGAAAGTAA
- a CDS encoding DUF554 domain-containing protein: protein MTGLGTLVNMAAILIGSGLGLLLKNGIPKRLQTTISSAVGLCLIFVGITGAIKGLMNVSGTTFETKDTLVVVICMAVGAAIGEWLDLEQKMENLGDWVKSKLPRGASTSNFTEAFVSTSLVFCIGAMAIVGSIEDSLNHDYTILFTKAVMDGVLSVVFAASMGIGVAFSMFPIGIYQGGITLLAGLVKPYLTDLMIGRLSCIGSILIFALGLNLTIGTKIKITNLLPAVFLPVIVCLLGF, encoded by the coding sequence ATGACTGGCTTAGGTACACTTGTAAATATGGCTGCCATACTTATAGGAAGCGGCCTGGGACTTTTATTAAAAAATGGTATTCCAAAGCGGCTGCAGACTACTATTTCCAGCGCAGTTGGCCTTTGTTTGATCTTTGTAGGCATTACAGGGGCTATCAAGGGTCTGATGAATGTATCGGGAACTACCTTTGAGACCAAGGACACATTAGTCGTAGTCATCTGCATGGCCGTAGGCGCAGCCATCGGAGAGTGGCTGGATCTGGAACAGAAAATGGAAAATCTGGGAGACTGGGTCAAATCCAAACTTCCAAGGGGCGCTTCCACTTCCAACTTTACAGAAGCCTTTGTAAGCACCTCCCTTGTTTTCTGCATCGGTGCCATGGCGATCGTTGGTTCTATTGAAGACAGTTTAAACCATGATTACACCATACTCTTTACAAAAGCCGTTATGGACGGTGTGCTTTCCGTTGTTTTTGCCGCATCCATGGGTATTGGAGTGGCATTTTCCATGTTTCCCATTGGTATTTACCAGGGAGGCATCACTCTTCTTGCGGGCCTGGTAAAGCCATATCTTACCGACCTGATGATCGGACGCCTTTCCTGTATCGGTTCTATCCTTATTTTTGCCCTTGGTTTAAATCTGACCATTGGAACAAAGATCAAGATCACAAATCTGCTTCCTGCTGTATTCCTGCCGGTTATCGTATGCCTGTTGGGTTTTTAA
- a CDS encoding DeoR/GlpR family DNA-binding transcription regulator produces the protein MLKEERQNWILNKLHTSGKVVVSHLAGELKVSEDTIRRDLLDLDQKGQLKRVFGGAIPLEKPVINFFDRETADVALKQQLSIRALEFLESDQLVAIDGSSTNLQFAKNIPDNLKLTVLTNSYSIAHVCSLKEQIRVIILGGNLLKDSMTTVGEVAAAQAAGYHPDLCFMGVYAIHPEYGMTIPYPEEVSIKRQLIRSSSRVIALVNPAKLNTVSRYQVCGIEDFTTLITDGHVPQEMASRYKNRGLDFL, from the coding sequence ATGTTAAAAGAAGAACGACAGAACTGGATCTTAAATAAGCTTCATACCTCCGGAAAGGTAGTAGTAAGCCATCTGGCAGGAGAATTAAAGGTTTCTGAAGATACTATACGCCGTGACCTTTTAGACCTGGATCAGAAAGGACAGTTAAAACGTGTATTCGGTGGTGCCATTCCTTTAGAAAAGCCGGTCATTAACTTCTTTGACCGGGAAACGGCAGATGTTGCCTTAAAGCAGCAGCTTTCCATAAGGGCGCTGGAATTTCTGGAGTCTGACCAGTTAGTTGCCATTGATGGCAGCAGCACCAATCTCCAGTTTGCCAAAAATATACCTGACAATTTAAAGCTTACAGTCCTTACCAACAGCTACAGCATCGCCCATGTATGTTCCCTGAAGGAGCAGATACGGGTCATTATCTTAGGCGGCAATCTATTAAAAGATTCCATGACCACAGTAGGGGAGGTTGCCGCCGCCCAGGCTGCCGGATACCACCCGGACCTGTGCTTTATGGGAGTCTATGCTATTCATCCGGAATACGGCATGACCATTCCCTATCCAGAAGAGGTCAGCATCAAACGCCAGCTGATCCGCTCCTCCAGCCGTGTTATTGCACTGGTAAACCCGGCTAAGCTGAACACCGTTTCCCGGTATCAGGTGTGCGGGATCGAGGATTTTACAACACTGATCACAGATGGACATGTGCCGCAGGAGATGGCATCCCGGTATAAAAACAGGGGACTGGATTTTCTGTAG
- the fsa gene encoding fructose-6-phosphate aldolase, with product MKFFIDTANVDDIRKANDMGIICGVTTNPSLIAKEGRDFNEVIKEIASIVDGPISGEVKATTVTAEGMIAEGREIAKIHPNMVVKIPMTVEGLKAVKVLHAEGVKTNVTLIFSAAQALLAARAGATYVSPFLGRLDDISMPGIDLIYDITEIFQMHNIETEIIAASVRNPIHVIDCAKAGADIATVPYKVLEQMTKHPLTDQGIAKFQADYKAVFGE from the coding sequence ATGAAGTTTTTTATCGACACAGCAAATGTAGATGATATCCGCAAGGCAAATGATATGGGAATTATCTGTGGTGTTACCACAAATCCATCTCTGATCGCAAAAGAAGGCCGTGACTTTAACGAAGTGATCAAAGAGATCGCATCCATTGTTGACGGACCTATCAGTGGTGAAGTTAAGGCAACTACTGTAACTGCAGAAGGAATGATCGCAGAAGGACGTGAGATCGCTAAGATCCATCCAAACATGGTTGTTAAGATCCCTATGACTGTTGAAGGCTTAAAGGCAGTAAAGGTTCTTCACGCAGAAGGCGTTAAGACTAATGTAACGCTGATCTTCTCCGCAGCTCAGGCTCTGTTAGCTGCAAGAGCAGGTGCTACATATGTATCCCCGTTCTTAGGACGTCTGGATGATATTTCCATGCCAGGTATTGATCTGATCTATGACATCACTGAAATCTTCCAGATGCACAACATCGAAACTGAGATCATCGCAGCAAGCGTTCGTAATCCAATCCATGTGATCGACTGCGCAAAGGCTGGTGCTGATATTGCAACTGTTCCATATAAGGTATTAGAGCAGATGACCAAGCATCCTTTAACTGACCAGGGAATTGCCAAGTTCCAGGCTGATTATAAGGCTGTATTTGGGGAATAA
- the phoU gene encoding phosphate signaling complex protein PhoU, translating to MAMMVEKAIEQTFVAFEDQNYTMAEDVIKGDRNVNDMERAIESRCLSLILRQQPVAKDLRQISTALKVVTDLERIGDHASDIAELILRIKSDHAYHIVQHLPAMAASAQKMVHDAVEAFIKQDVEEAEEIIRRDDEVDALFNQVKTDVVELLKSSPSHADQGIDLLMIAKYLERIGDHAVNVCEWTQFCKTGALKNVRIM from the coding sequence ATGGCCATGATGGTGGAAAAAGCCATTGAACAGACTTTCGTGGCATTTGAAGACCAGAATTATACCATGGCAGAGGACGTTATTAAAGGAGACCGGAATGTAAATGACATGGAACGTGCCATTGAGTCCCGCTGTCTGTCCCTGATCCTTCGCCAGCAGCCGGTAGCAAAGGACCTGCGCCAGATATCTACAGCCCTTAAGGTTGTAACGGATCTGGAGCGTATTGGAGATCATGCGTCAGATATTGCAGAGCTGATCTTAAGGATAAAAAGTGACCATGCCTATCACATTGTACAGCATCTTCCAGCTATGGCAGCTTCAGCCCAGAAAATGGTCCATGACGCGGTAGAAGCATTTATTAAGCAGGATGTGGAAGAGGCAGAGGAGATCATCCGCAGAGATGATGAGGTAGATGCATTGTTCAATCAGGTAAAAACTGATGTGGTGGAATTATTAAAGTCTTCTCCTTCTCATGCAGATCAGGGGATCGACCTGCTGATGATCGCCAAGTATTTAGAGCGTATTGGGGATCATGCAGTAAATGTATGCGAATGGACCCAGTTTTGCAAGACCGGTGCACTGAAAAATGTGCGTATTATGTAA
- the pstB gene encoding phosphate ABC transporter ATP-binding protein PstB — translation MENKVKISTQDLNLYYGENHALKNINLDLYENKITAFIGPSGCGKSTYLKTLNRMNDLVSNVKIDGTVLLDGEDIYDPQVDTTLLRKKVGMVFQQPNPFPMSIYDNVAYGPRIHGIKNKAQLDEIVERSLKGAALWDEVSDRLKKSALGLSGGQQQRLCIARALAVEPEVLLMDEPTSALDPISTLKIEDLMDDLKSKYTVAIVTHNMQQATRIADYTAFFLVGEVVEYATTDELFTMPKDKRTEDYITGRFG, via the coding sequence ATGGAAAATAAAGTAAAGATCTCCACACAGGACCTGAATCTGTATTATGGAGAAAATCATGCATTGAAGAATATCAATCTGGATCTTTATGAAAATAAGATCACCGCATTTATAGGACCATCCGGATGTGGAAAATCTACCTATTTGAAGACATTAAACCGTATGAATGACCTGGTTTCTAATGTAAAGATCGACGGAACCGTGCTTCTTGACGGAGAGGACATTTATGATCCCCAGGTAGATACTACTCTTCTTAGGAAAAAGGTGGGAATGGTATTCCAGCAGCCCAACCCATTTCCAATGAGCATTTATGACAATGTAGCTTACGGGCCAAGGATCCACGGCATCAAGAATAAAGCACAGTTAGATGAGATTGTAGAGCGCAGCTTAAAGGGCGCAGCTTTATGGGATGAGGTTTCTGACCGTTTAAAGAAGTCTGCACTGGGACTTTCCGGTGGACAGCAGCAGCGTCTGTGCATTGCAAGAGCACTGGCAGTAGAGCCGGAAGTTCTGTTAATGGATGAACCTACATCTGCGTTGGATCCTATTTCTACCTTAAAGATCGAGGATCTGATGGATGATCTGAAGAGCAAATATACAGTTGCCATTGTTACCCACAACATGCAGCAGGCAACCCGTATTGCAGATTATACAGCATTTTTCCTGGTAGGCGAGGTAGTAGAGTATGCTACAACAGACGAACTGTTTACCATGCCAAAGGATAAGAGAACGGAAGATTATATCACAGGACGTTTTGGTTGA
- the pstA gene encoding phosphate ABC transporter permease PstA, giving the protein MTGEAAIRIHEDSIIKESIYGKRVRSTDVILTGIIYGCASISMLLLIGILGYTFVRGVPHVTWAFLSTVSSTTKGTFGILGNIINTLYIVVITLLIATPIGVGSAVYLNEYAKPGKIVRLIVFTTETLSGIPSIIFGLFGMVFFGNTLGLGYSILTGSLTLTLMILPLITRTTQEALKTVPDSYRHGALGIGATKWYMIRTILLPSAMPGILTGVILAIGRIVGESAALLFTAGSGYYLPKNFLGKVLESGGTLTIQLYLFMQKAKYNEAFGVAVVLLVIVLVINALAKYLSHRFNVETR; this is encoded by the coding sequence ATGACAGGTGAAGCTGCGATCCGCATTCATGAAGATTCCATTATCAAGGAAAGCATCTATGGAAAACGTGTCCGGAGCACCGATGTGATCTTAACAGGTATTATCTACGGATGTGCCAGTATCTCCATGCTCCTTCTCATCGGAATTTTAGGTTACACCTTTGTAAGAGGTGTCCCACATGTGACCTGGGCTTTTTTAAGCACTGTTTCCAGCACCACAAAAGGAACCTTCGGTATTCTTGGAAATATAATCAATACCCTTTATATCGTAGTGATCACGCTGCTGATCGCCACCCCTATTGGTGTAGGTTCTGCGGTTTACTTAAATGAGTACGCAAAACCAGGCAAGATCGTCCGCCTGATCGTATTTACCACAGAAACACTTTCCGGTATCCCCTCTATTATATTTGGTCTTTTCGGAATGGTATTTTTCGGAAACACACTGGGACTGGGCTATTCTATTCTCACCGGTTCCCTGACACTGACCTTAATGATCCTTCCGCTGATCACAAGAACTACCCAGGAAGCTTTAAAGACAGTTCCTGACAGCTATCGACACGGTGCACTGGGAATCGGCGCTACAAAATGGTACATGATCCGCACCATCCTTCTTCCAAGCGCTATGCCTGGTATCCTTACAGGTGTTATCCTTGCCATCGGACGTATTGTAGGTGAGTCTGCAGCACTGCTGTTTACTGCAGGAAGCGGCTATTACCTGCCAAAGAACTTCCTGGGAAAAGTGCTTGAATCCGGCGGTACACTGACTATCCAGCTGTATCTGTTTATGCAGAAGGCAAAATATAATGAAGCTTTCGGCGTAGCAGTTGTGCTTCTGGTGATCGTACTGGTTATTAATGCCCTGGCAAAATATCTTTCACACCGTTTTAATGTAGAAACACGTTAG
- the pstC gene encoding phosphate ABC transporter permease subunit PstC, with protein MTQETFSVRSHHGSKSTVEKAAEVIFTACGFFAVLAVASITLYMIFSGTPALFKVGILDILFGTLWQPAAAAPSFGILYVILTSIVGTFLAILIGVPVGVMTAVFLAEVAPKKLANVVRPAVELLAGIPSVIYGLLGILILNPLMYKIELAVFKGSSTHQYTGGANLISAVLVLALMILPTVINISESALRAVPLHLKSASLALGATKIQTIFQVILPAAKSGIITAVVLGTGRAIGEAMAITLVSGSSVNFPLPFNSVRFLTTAIVAEMGYASGLHREVLFTIGLVLFAFIMIINVSLNGILKKGEKTK; from the coding sequence ATGACTCAGGAAACATTTTCCGTCCGTTCCCATCATGGCAGCAAGTCCACAGTTGAAAAAGCTGCAGAAGTGATCTTCACCGCATGCGGCTTTTTCGCTGTCCTGGCTGTTGCTTCCATTACATTATATATGATATTCAGTGGTACACCGGCGCTGTTTAAAGTAGGTATTCTGGATATCCTTTTTGGTACCTTATGGCAGCCGGCTGCTGCTGCACCAAGTTTCGGTATCCTGTATGTTATCCTTACTTCTATAGTGGGAACTTTTCTGGCGATCCTCATTGGTGTGCCGGTTGGTGTGATGACAGCTGTTTTTCTGGCAGAAGTAGCGCCGAAAAAGCTGGCAAATGTGGTCCGTCCGGCAGTAGAGCTGTTAGCAGGTATCCCGTCCGTTATCTACGGTCTGCTAGGTATCCTGATTTTAAATCCACTGATGTATAAAATAGAATTGGCTGTATTTAAAGGTTCTTCCACTCATCAGTATACCGGTGGTGCAAACCTGATCTCTGCAGTTTTAGTGCTGGCGCTTATGATCCTTCCAACAGTCATCAATATCAGCGAATCTGCTTTAAGAGCGGTTCCGTTACATTTAAAAAGTGCTTCTCTGGCATTAGGTGCTACGAAGATCCAGACTATTTTCCAGGTGATCCTTCCGGCAGCAAAATCCGGTATTATCACAGCTGTTGTCCTGGGAACAGGAAGAGCCATCGGTGAGGCAATGGCTATTACGCTGGTATCAGGAAGCTCTGTAAACTTCCCGCTTCCATTTAACTCTGTCCGTTTCCTGACCACTGCAATTGTAGCAGAAATGGGATATGCATCCGGACTGCACAGAGAAGTATTATTTACCATCGGTCTTGTATTATTTGCATTTATCATGATTATCAATGTTAGTTTAAACGGCATTCTGAAGAAGGGAGAGAAAACAAAATGA
- a CDS encoding phosphate ABC transporter substrate-binding protein, which produces MKKNGMKVMAVIGSAVMAAGMLAGCGNSGAAATTAATATTEKQTTEAKAEETTKEAATEAKSADADLSGSISMVGSTSMEKFANALSEAFMEKYPKVTVTAEFVGSGAGIEAVSNGTADIGNSSRNLKDEEKAKGVAENIVAIDGIAVVVDPANTVEDLTKDQLTSIYDGSVTNWKDVGGNDAPIVVVGREAGSGTRGAFEELLKLEDACKYSNELDSTGAVMAKVASTPGSIGYVSLDVLDDTVKAVKLDGAESTEENIKAGKYFLSRPFVMATKGEISEQSDLVKALFDFIYSDEGSELVKSVGLITADK; this is translated from the coding sequence ATGAAAAAAAATGGCATGAAAGTAATGGCAGTGATCGGTTCAGCAGTAATGGCAGCAGGAATGCTTGCGGGATGTGGAAATTCCGGTGCAGCAGCTACCACAGCAGCGACCGCAACCACAGAAAAGCAGACAACTGAAGCAAAGGCAGAAGAAACAACCAAAGAAGCAGCTACAGAAGCAAAGAGTGCAGATGCAGATTTAAGCGGTTCTATCAGCATGGTAGGTTCCACTTCTATGGAGAAGTTCGCAAATGCATTAAGCGAAGCATTTATGGAGAAATATCCAAAGGTAACTGTAACCGCTGAGTTCGTAGGTTCCGGTGCTGGTATCGAGGCAGTAAGCAATGGTACAGCAGATATCGGTAACTCTTCCAGAAACTTAAAGGATGAAGAAAAGGCAAAAGGTGTTGCAGAAAATATCGTAGCGATCGATGGTATCGCAGTTGTAGTTGACCCGGCTAACACAGTAGAAGATCTGACCAAGGATCAGCTGACCAGCATTTATGACGGTTCTGTAACCAACTGGAAAGATGTAGGCGGAAATGATGCTCCTATCGTAGTAGTAGGACGTGAGGCAGGTTCCGGTACAAGAGGAGCTTTCGAGGAGCTGTTAAAGCTGGAAGATGCATGCAAGTACAGCAATGAATTAGACAGCACTGGCGCTGTAATGGCAAAGGTAGCATCTACCCCGGGTTCCATTGGATATGTTTCTCTGGACGTATTAGATGATACTGTAAAGGCTGTAAAATTAGACGGCGCTGAGTCAACAGAAGAGAATATCAAGGCAGGAAAATACTTCTTAAGCCGTCCATTCGTAATGGCTACCAAGGGCGAGATCAGCGAGCAGAGCGACCTTGTAAAAGCACTGTTTGACTTCATCTACTCTGATGAAGGTTCTGAGCTTGTAAAATCTGTAGGTCTGATCACAGCTGATAAATAA
- a CDS encoding transposase zinc-binding domain-containing protein, which produces MRDYLNRLRMQFQRFMIGRYGMDQFGRFLSSLLLALIIFNFLIPAALPSRILWALEWIVLVILYARMFSKNINKRYQENEAFLRRQFYVSEWWKKWKFRFQESRKYHIYRCPNCKQKVRVPRGRGRISIHCPKCGTDFIKKS; this is translated from the coding sequence ATGCGTGACTACTTAAACAGACTGAGAATGCAGTTTCAGCGCTTTATGATAGGAAGATACGGAATGGACCAGTTTGGACGTTTCCTTTCAAGTCTTCTTTTAGCACTGATCATTTTTAATTTCCTGATCCCGGCGGCTTTGCCTTCCAGGATCCTGTGGGCACTGGAATGGATCGTACTCGTTATCCTGTATGCAAGAATGTTTTCTAAAAACATTAATAAGCGTTACCAGGAAAATGAAGCCTTTTTAAGACGGCAGTTTTATGTATCTGAATGGTGGAAAAAATGGAAATTCCGCTTTCAGGAGAGCAGAAAGTACCATATTTACCGCTGTCCAAACTGTAAACAGAAGGTGCGTGTCCCCAGGGGAAGAGGACGGATCAGCATCCACTGCCCGAAATGCGGAACCGATTTTATCAAAAAAAGCTGA